The Spirosoma foliorum genome has a window encoding:
- a CDS encoding competence/damage-inducible protein A, with protein MTNMIRAEIITIGDEILFGQITDTNTQWIGTELTNIGIRPVRKSSVGDQTDAILQILNEAHQRADVIIITGGLGPTKDDITKKTLCTYFGVGMVRNETALAFVTSFFEKRGRAMTDLNRAQADLPANAVYIQNDWGTAPGMWFEHQGRVYISLPGVPFEMKHLMTNRFLPKLTEHFQTPIIKHKMIRTVGIGESFLAERIEAWEDALPDHIKLAYLPSFGGVKLRLTATGDDNALLDQELAEQVQKVMPLIEKNVFGFDNDELEEVIGKLLKDKNLSLGIAESCTGGYVSSQITKVPGASAYFWGSIVSYSNAVKVSALGVKPETLDQYGAVSEETIRQMAEGVRKALGTNVGIATSGIAGPDGGTPDKPVGTIWIACSTDQRTVTRLLKLGQYRDQNIQLTSTYLLNMLREELLNI; from the coding sequence ATGACCAACATGATCCGTGCCGAAATCATTACGATCGGCGACGAAATTCTTTTCGGACAAATTACCGACACGAATACGCAGTGGATTGGTACCGAACTCACCAACATTGGTATACGCCCTGTTCGCAAGTCATCAGTAGGCGATCAGACTGATGCCATTTTACAAATTCTGAACGAAGCCCATCAGCGTGCCGACGTAATCATCATTACTGGTGGCCTTGGCCCCACCAAAGATGATATTACCAAGAAAACGCTTTGCACCTATTTTGGTGTCGGCATGGTTCGCAACGAAACCGCCTTGGCGTTTGTAACGAGTTTTTTTGAGAAGCGGGGCCGCGCCATGACCGACCTCAATCGCGCCCAGGCCGACCTACCTGCCAATGCTGTTTACATCCAAAACGATTGGGGAACGGCTCCCGGCATGTGGTTCGAGCATCAGGGACGGGTCTACATCTCATTACCGGGAGTACCATTTGAGATGAAACACCTCATGACCAATCGGTTTTTACCCAAATTGACCGAGCATTTCCAGACCCCAATCATCAAGCATAAGATGATTCGGACGGTTGGCATTGGCGAGTCGTTTCTGGCCGAACGTATTGAAGCCTGGGAAGACGCATTACCCGATCATATCAAGCTCGCTTACCTTCCTAGCTTCGGTGGTGTAAAACTGCGTTTAACCGCCACTGGCGACGACAACGCGTTACTCGATCAAGAGTTAGCCGAACAAGTTCAGAAGGTTATGCCCTTGATCGAAAAAAATGTATTTGGCTTCGATAACGACGAACTGGAAGAGGTTATTGGCAAACTTCTGAAAGACAAAAACCTTTCACTAGGTATAGCCGAAAGCTGCACAGGTGGCTATGTTTCCTCTCAAATTACCAAGGTGCCGGGCGCATCGGCCTATTTTTGGGGAAGCATTGTCAGTTATAGCAATGCCGTAAAAGTAAGCGCCTTAGGGGTTAAACCCGAAACACTGGATCAATACGGAGCTGTCAGTGAAGAAACGATTCGTCAAATGGCCGAAGGAGTCCGAAAGGCATTGGGCACAAACGTTGGCATTGCCACAAGCGGCATTGCTGGCCCCGACGGTGGTACACCCGATAAACCAGTTGGTACCATCTGGATTGCCTGCTCCACCGATCAGCGCACCGTTACCCGGCTCCTGAAACTTGGCCAATACCGCGACCAGAATATTCAACTCACCAGCACGTATTTGCTAAATATGCTGCGGGAAGAACTTTTAAATATATGA
- a CDS encoding 4Fe-4S dicluster domain-containing protein, whose protein sequence is MAIMITDECINCGACEPECPNTAIYEGGVEWTWGGGTELTEVDFGDGTVVSGKAPQTPVSNEFYYIVSDKCTECVGFHEEPQCAAVCPVDCCVPDPDVVEEEETLLAKKAWLHAEA, encoded by the coding sequence ATGGCAATCATGATCACCGACGAGTGCATCAACTGTGGTGCCTGCGAACCCGAATGCCCAAACACGGCTATTTACGAAGGCGGGGTTGAATGGACCTGGGGTGGAGGAACCGAATTAACCGAAGTCGATTTTGGCGATGGTACAGTTGTGAGCGGCAAAGCTCCCCAAACGCCTGTCTCAAACGAATTCTATTATATTGTATCGGATAAGTGTACCGAATGTGTAGGCTTTCATGAAGAGCCTCAATGTGCAGCCGTTTGTCCGGTAGATTGCTGTGTACCCGATCCAGACGTTGTTGAGGAAGAAGAAACCTTACTAGCTAAAAAAGCATGGTTACACGCCGAAGCTTAA
- the mtaB gene encoding tRNA (N(6)-L-threonylcarbamoyladenosine(37)-C(2))-methylthiotransferase MtaB encodes MKKVAFYTLGCKLNFSETSTLARLMEQHGYERVEFNQQPDIFIINTCSVTDNADKKCRKIVREAQKINPDGYVAILGCYAQLKPKEISEIPGVDAVLGASEKFRLHELMPTFEKVPSGQPAQVFNSPIEEAIEYHASYSLNDRTRTFLKVQDGCDYPCAYCTIPLARGKSRSDTVANVVRAAKEIAERGRSAGAVKEIVLTGVNIGDFGLVDGQRQETFFDLVRALDEVDGIERFRISSIEPNLLTDEVIEFVAQSKRFVPHFHVPLQSGSNRVLGLMRRRYKRELYADRVQKIKELMPHACIGVDVIVGHPGETDTEFKETYLFLNELPISYLHVFTYSERPNTTAIGIKPVVPGHVRAERSKMLHILSDKKRRAFYESQIGRDATVLFEEDIEDGKMQGFTENYVRVVAQYDPLRINETLPVRLTAINAEGLMEAEEHATVLEHH; translated from the coding sequence GTGAAAAAAGTCGCTTTCTATACACTCGGTTGTAAATTGAACTTCTCCGAAACCTCGACCCTGGCCCGCCTGATGGAACAGCATGGTTACGAGCGCGTGGAATTCAATCAACAGCCCGACATCTTCATCATCAACACCTGCTCTGTGACCGACAATGCCGACAAAAAATGCCGGAAGATTGTTCGCGAAGCGCAGAAAATAAACCCCGATGGTTACGTGGCTATTCTGGGGTGTTATGCCCAGTTGAAGCCCAAAGAAATTTCGGAGATTCCGGGTGTTGATGCGGTTTTGGGTGCATCGGAGAAATTCCGGTTGCATGAACTCATGCCTACATTCGAGAAAGTGCCAAGTGGCCAACCAGCGCAAGTATTCAACTCACCTATTGAAGAAGCGATTGAATACCATGCCTCCTACTCGCTCAACGATCGGACACGTACGTTCCTGAAAGTTCAGGATGGTTGCGATTACCCTTGCGCTTACTGCACCATTCCTCTGGCCCGCGGCAAAAGCCGCTCCGATACGGTTGCCAACGTAGTTCGCGCTGCGAAGGAAATTGCGGAACGGGGACGGTCCGCCGGTGCGGTTAAGGAGATCGTTTTAACCGGGGTAAATATTGGTGATTTTGGGTTGGTCGATGGCCAGCGTCAGGAAACTTTTTTTGATCTGGTACGAGCTTTAGACGAGGTCGACGGAATTGAACGATTCAGAATTTCGAGCATCGAGCCAAACCTGCTCACCGACGAAGTTATTGAGTTTGTTGCCCAATCAAAGCGATTTGTACCCCATTTTCATGTGCCCCTCCAATCGGGTAGCAACCGTGTATTGGGTCTAATGCGTCGTCGGTACAAACGCGAACTGTATGCTGATCGGGTACAGAAAATAAAGGAGCTGATGCCTCATGCCTGCATTGGAGTAGATGTCATTGTTGGACATCCTGGCGAAACCGATACCGAGTTTAAAGAAACCTACCTGTTTCTGAACGAACTTCCCATCTCGTACCTGCACGTGTTTACCTATTCCGAGCGACCTAATACAACGGCAATTGGTATTAAGCCAGTAGTACCCGGTCATGTGCGAGCCGAGCGATCGAAAATGCTTCATATCCTGTCAGACAAAAAACGACGGGCTTTTTATGAGTCGCAGATTGGTCGGGATGCTACGGTACTCTTTGAGGAAGACATCGAAGATGGTAAAATGCAGGGATTCACCGAAAACTACGTTCGAGTAGTTGCGCAATACGATCCATTACGCATTAACGAAACACTACCTGTACGGCTCACGGCCATCAACGCCGAAGGGCTAATGGAGGCAGAAGAACATGCCACAGTATTGGAACACCACTGA
- a CDS encoding ammonium transporter — translation MQKPNYIPLVLLGIVAILGVIPGFNSVPTQIVTEGINSGDTAWMLVATALVLLMTPGLAYFYGGMVNNKNVISTMLQSFVAMGVISILWVVVGFSLAFGSSIGGFIGNPMDHFMFKGVLDGKPWSLAASIPLVVFAFFQLKFAVITPALVTGSMAERINFRSYVLFMILFSLFVYAPLAHMTWHPDGILFKLGVLDFAGGTVVHMSAGWAALAGALYLKRRKSHLEASYFPPANIPFVLLGTGLLWFGWFGFNAGSAVAASPLAASAFATTNTAAAAAGLAWVLFDAAKGKKVSALGFCIGAVVGLVAITPAAGFVTIPNAIFIGTVGAMISNYVAHLRSKSTLDDTLDVFPCHGVGGMVGMVMTGIFASKGVNSAVVDEGLAFGQTTLFVNHMIALVGVSVFAFVLSYALLKVTDLILPLRVTEEDEKSGLDVSQHDEFLIEA, via the coding sequence ATGCAAAAGCCCAATTACATTCCTCTAGTTCTGTTGGGAATTGTCGCCATTCTTGGTGTAATTCCCGGTTTCAACTCCGTTCCGACGCAAATCGTGACGGAAGGCATCAACTCAGGTGATACCGCCTGGATGCTTGTCGCTACTGCCCTGGTTCTGCTGATGACGCCTGGTCTGGCGTATTTCTACGGTGGAATGGTTAACAACAAAAACGTTATTTCTACAATGCTCCAAAGCTTCGTAGCGATGGGTGTGATCAGTATTTTGTGGGTAGTTGTTGGATTTAGCCTGGCATTTGGCTCATCGATTGGCGGTTTCATTGGTAACCCAATGGATCACTTCATGTTCAAAGGCGTACTGGATGGTAAGCCTTGGTCGTTAGCAGCTTCGATTCCACTGGTTGTATTCGCTTTCTTCCAATTGAAGTTTGCGGTTATTACACCGGCTCTGGTAACGGGTTCGATGGCTGAGCGCATCAACTTTCGCTCGTATGTTCTGTTCATGATTCTTTTCAGCTTGTTCGTATATGCACCATTAGCACACATGACCTGGCATCCAGATGGTATCCTGTTCAAATTAGGTGTGCTTGACTTTGCTGGTGGAACAGTTGTTCACATGTCGGCGGGTTGGGCTGCTCTGGCTGGTGCTTTATATCTGAAACGTCGGAAGTCGCATCTCGAAGCTAGCTACTTTCCACCAGCTAACATTCCATTTGTATTGTTAGGCACAGGTCTGCTGTGGTTTGGCTGGTTTGGTTTCAACGCTGGTTCGGCGGTTGCTGCCTCACCACTTGCTGCTTCTGCTTTCGCTACTACGAATACGGCTGCTGCAGCTGCTGGTCTGGCATGGGTATTATTCGATGCTGCTAAAGGCAAGAAAGTATCTGCTCTTGGTTTCTGTATCGGTGCTGTTGTTGGTCTGGTAGCTATTACGCCAGCCGCTGGATTTGTTACTATTCCGAATGCCATTTTCATCGGGACGGTTGGTGCAATGATATCGAACTATGTAGCTCATCTACGTTCAAAATCTACGCTCGACGATACACTTGACGTATTCCCTTGCCACGGTGTTGGTGGTATGGTAGGTATGGTGATGACGGGTATTTTCGCAAGCAAAGGTGTTAACTCGGCCGTTGTTGACGAAGGTCTTGCATTTGGCCAAACGACGCTGTTCGTTAACCACATGATCGCCCTGGTTGGTGTTTCAGTTTTTGCCTTCGTTTTATCGTATGCTTTGCTTAAAGTAACAGATTTGATTCTCCCACTTCGTGTAACCGAAGAGGACGAGAAGTCTGGTCTGGACGTAAGCCAGCACGACGAATTCCTCATCGAAGCTTAA
- a CDS encoding DUF6855 family protein: MEHGNGIKESPWRLKTPPGTAEYTMYKAEKDGSDILVCTVGKTVLHYDYRCLADLHKMLKAHGDWMELGAADEQKPAKEGTVEAWGRSVDNPAGGWYGLKKGLRGRFGMYIPPLMEVLGLAEVEHNPKNNRMRAI, from the coding sequence ATGGAACACGGTAACGGTATAAAAGAAAGTCCCTGGCGGTTGAAGACTCCCCCAGGCACTGCCGAATACACCATGTATAAAGCGGAGAAAGACGGTAGCGATATTTTGGTATGTACGGTCGGCAAAACCGTCTTACACTACGACTACCGTTGTCTGGCAGATCTGCACAAGATGCTCAAGGCGCACGGCGACTGGATGGAACTGGGTGCTGCTGATGAACAAAAACCAGCGAAAGAAGGAACCGTTGAAGCCTGGGGACGATCGGTCGATAATCCGGCTGGAGGATGGTATGGCTTAAAGAAAGGGCTTCGCGGTCGTTTCGGCATGTATATTCCTCCGCTTATGGAGGTGTTGGGACTGGCCGAAGTTGAGCACAATCCCAAAAACAATCGTATGCGAGCTATTTAA
- a CDS encoding acyl-CoA desaturase: MIVLAAFLGHWYLSLFCQTFFLHRYSAHKMFSMSKFWERFFYALTYVSQGSSYLSPRAYAVLHRMHHAFSDTEKDPHSPHHTKNVFTMMWKTKDIYNAVLHRKQAIEKQFDRNYPEWNFIEKLGDSWVSRASWGVLYTIFYVFAFIYLDMHWAFFFLLPVHFVMGPVHGAIINWSGHKYGYANFDNQDKSKNSLILDVVMMGELFQNNHHKRPNSANFGAKWFEFDPTFPLIGILHKLHVVRLRPSAEAKKAQYEVGHDRRVEVEEVEKEIEA, from the coding sequence GTGATTGTACTGGCCGCATTTCTTGGACATTGGTATCTGTCCCTGTTCTGCCAAACATTTTTTCTACACCGTTATTCTGCCCATAAAATGTTCTCGATGAGCAAATTCTGGGAGCGTTTTTTCTATGCCTTAACGTATGTATCGCAAGGTTCATCTTACCTAAGCCCACGGGCGTATGCCGTGTTGCACCGGATGCACCACGCGTTCAGCGATACTGAAAAAGATCCACATTCTCCGCATCACACTAAGAATGTGTTCACGATGATGTGGAAGACCAAAGATATTTATAACGCTGTTCTGCACCGCAAGCAGGCCATCGAAAAACAATTTGATCGGAATTATCCAGAATGGAATTTCATCGAAAAGTTGGGTGATTCGTGGGTATCGCGGGCAAGCTGGGGTGTTCTATATACCATATTCTACGTCTTTGCCTTTATCTATCTGGATATGCACTGGGCGTTTTTCTTCCTGTTGCCTGTTCACTTTGTAATGGGACCCGTGCATGGTGCTATTATCAACTGGAGTGGTCATAAATATGGTTACGCCAACTTCGACAATCAGGATAAGTCGAAAAATTCGCTGATTCTGGATGTTGTTATGATGGGGGAATTATTCCAGAATAACCACCACAAACGCCCCAATTCGGCAAACTTTGGTGCTAAGTGGTTCGAATTTGATCCAACTTTCCCACTCATTGGCATTCTACACAAGCTACACGTTGTTCGGTTAAGACCGTCGGCTGAAGCGAAGAAAGCACAATATGAAGTAGGCCACGATCGCCGGGTTGAGGTTGAGGAGGTTGAAAAAGAAATAGAGGCTTAA
- a CDS encoding 5' nucleotidase, NT5C type, translated as MKQRIAIDMDDVMADTHAKFIRLYLEGEMPRYTLEELKEKSFHELFDENEYDAISKRVYEPGFFRDIPVMEGAQDVIADLMKKYDIFIASAAQEFPNSLREKWDWLQEHFPAISWHNYIFMGDKSVLNTAYLIDDMPRNLRTFQGEGLLFDALHNREDNQFRRVKSWQDVAKVLL; from the coding sequence ATGAAACAACGCATTGCTATTGACATGGACGATGTCATGGCCGACACGCACGCCAAATTTATCCGGCTTTATCTGGAAGGCGAAATGCCTCGCTACACACTCGAGGAACTGAAAGAAAAATCATTTCACGAATTATTCGACGAGAACGAATACGACGCCATTTCGAAGCGAGTCTACGAACCTGGATTCTTTCGGGATATTCCGGTAATGGAAGGCGCTCAGGATGTGATTGCCGATCTGATGAAGAAATACGACATTTTCATCGCATCGGCAGCGCAGGAGTTTCCAAACTCATTGCGTGAAAAATGGGATTGGCTCCAAGAGCATTTTCCAGCTATCTCGTGGCACAACTACATTTTCATGGGTGATAAGAGCGTTCTGAACACGGCTTATCTGATCGATGACATGCCCCGCAACCTTCGCACCTTTCAGGGTGAAGGATTGCTTTTTGATGCCTTACACAATCGGGAGGACAACCAGTTCAGGCGCGTGAAATCCTGGCAGGATGTAGCGAAAGTGTTGTTATAG
- a CDS encoding DUF1304 domain-containing protein — protein MKLVAEILIGVVAIEHIYILWLEMFAWTTRGRKTFRSLAPELFEPTKALAANQGLYNGFLAAGLIWSLLIDDSAWRVNVAYFFLGCVIVAGIYGALTAQKSILFVQALPAIIALLAVLLS, from the coding sequence ATGAAACTAGTTGCTGAAATTCTGATCGGCGTTGTTGCCATAGAGCACATCTATATCTTATGGCTTGAGATGTTTGCCTGGACAACCCGAGGACGCAAAACATTCCGATCCCTTGCTCCGGAACTGTTTGAGCCCACCAAAGCACTGGCCGCTAATCAGGGGCTTTACAATGGCTTTTTAGCCGCTGGGCTCATCTGGTCTTTATTGATTGACGATAGTGCATGGCGTGTAAACGTTGCCTATTTTTTCCTTGGATGTGTTATTGTTGCCGGTATTTACGGTGCGCTAACCGCTCAGAAATCCATCCTTTTCGTGCAGGCACTTCCAGCAATCATAGCCTTACTGGCTGTTTTACTTTCCTAA
- a CDS encoding 16S rRNA (uracil(1498)-N(3))-methyltransferase gives MHLFYQPGLDGPNPPEYLSEDDSRHAIKTLRLGIGELIAVTDGQGNRYAAVITKADARRCAFRITETQTTAPRPFSIRICVAPTKNLDRIEWFVEKAVEIGIERISFFFGQHSERRVLKLERIEKIAVSAMKQSLQSFLPILDEAIPFGDLLKTISEEQRFIAHLPANEPPVHLAKAATVNGKYTVLIGPEGDFSEKEIQQAIEANFKMVTLGPNRLRTETAALTACQLLNFINA, from the coding sequence ATGCACTTATTCTATCAACCCGGCCTGGATGGCCCCAACCCGCCTGAGTATTTAAGCGAAGATGATTCGCGCCATGCTATTAAAACGCTTCGACTTGGAATTGGCGAGCTAATTGCTGTAACTGACGGACAAGGAAACCGTTATGCGGCCGTTATTACAAAAGCCGATGCTCGACGGTGCGCCTTTCGAATAACCGAAACGCAAACAACAGCGCCGAGACCATTTTCTATTCGAATTTGTGTGGCCCCGACCAAAAATCTGGATCGCATCGAATGGTTTGTGGAAAAAGCCGTAGAGATTGGCATTGAGCGGATTAGTTTCTTTTTTGGGCAACATTCTGAACGGCGGGTACTGAAACTGGAACGAATCGAAAAGATTGCCGTATCGGCCATGAAACAGTCATTGCAATCGTTTTTGCCTATATTAGATGAAGCGATTCCATTTGGCGATCTGTTGAAAACCATCTCGGAGGAGCAACGATTTATTGCTCATTTGCCAGCCAACGAACCACCTGTGCATTTGGCTAAGGCGGCAACAGTAAACGGAAAGTACACCGTGTTGATTGGCCCAGAGGGTGATTTTTCGGAAAAAGAGATTCAACAGGCTATTGAGGCTAATTTTAAGATGGTAACGCTTGGACCTAATCGACTGCGTACCGAAACAGCCGCTTTAACGGCTTGCCAACTATTGAACTTTATAAACGCATGA
- a CDS encoding porin, with protein sequence MKKAILLINCLFLGFVAQAQDSTSATPGKFTFSGYMDTYYFGNFNNPKSQSNLGLNGSGVGNARAFDQKAGQFGIGLIQAKAVYSASKVDAVMDLTFGTFADLGNYGNNVGLLGTPGSTALAIKQAYIVFKATDKLSFTAGQFGTHIGYEVIDAPINYNYSLSNLFNNGPFYHIGLKAQYAFSDKASLMLGLVNNVDNLVDNNKKKGLIGQFFFSPVAGWSVYLNGIISNEASKDITNTNGTVAVSADDAMYQLFDLTTTYQITSKFFLGLNAAAGSQKGDYQGVGGPVTSKSWGGVAGYANYAFTDKFGLGVRYETFDNKNGARALTDAAGNGASVNSITVTGNITAADGHVLLKPELRIDSYSANKFEKNDGSLSKSQATLGMAAIFKF encoded by the coding sequence ATGAAAAAAGCAATTTTACTTATTAACTGTTTGTTTCTTGGTTTTGTCGCTCAGGCGCAGGATTCTACAAGTGCCACTCCTGGAAAGTTCACCTTCTCTGGTTACATGGACACCTATTATTTTGGAAACTTTAATAATCCAAAAAGCCAGTCGAACTTAGGTTTGAATGGTTCAGGTGTTGGAAATGCTCGCGCATTTGATCAGAAGGCTGGTCAATTCGGAATTGGCTTGATTCAGGCTAAAGCGGTTTACTCGGCTAGCAAAGTAGATGCTGTAATGGACCTGACATTTGGAACATTCGCTGATCTGGGAAACTATGGTAACAACGTAGGTTTACTTGGAACTCCTGGTTCAACGGCTTTAGCTATTAAACAAGCGTACATTGTTTTTAAAGCAACCGACAAACTGTCGTTCACGGCTGGTCAGTTTGGTACGCACATCGGTTATGAGGTGATCGACGCTCCGATTAACTATAACTACTCGCTCTCTAACCTATTCAACAACGGTCCCTTCTATCATATCGGCTTGAAAGCTCAATATGCATTCAGCGATAAGGCTTCGTTAATGTTAGGTTTGGTTAACAACGTTGATAACCTGGTTGATAACAACAAAAAGAAAGGCCTGATCGGTCAGTTCTTCTTCTCGCCAGTTGCTGGCTGGAGTGTTTACCTGAACGGTATTATCTCAAACGAAGCATCGAAAGACATTACCAACACAAATGGCACTGTGGCTGTTTCGGCTGATGATGCTATGTATCAACTCTTCGACCTGACAACTACTTACCAGATTACCTCTAAATTCTTCTTGGGTCTGAATGCTGCCGCTGGTTCACAAAAGGGTGATTATCAGGGTGTAGGCGGTCCAGTTACGTCGAAAAGCTGGGGTGGTGTTGCTGGTTATGCTAACTACGCATTCACCGACAAATTTGGCTTAGGCGTTCGTTACGAAACATTCGACAACAAAAACGGCGCTCGTGCCCTGACAGACGCTGCAGGCAACGGTGCTAGCGTTAACTCGATCACGGTTACCGGCAATATCACAGCTGCGGATGGCCACGTCCTCCTCAAGCCTGAACTGCGCATTGACAGCTACTCGGCTAACAAATTCGAGAAAAACGACGGATCGCTCTCAAAATCACAAGCTACCCTCGGTATGGCTGCCATCTTTAAATTCTAG
- a CDS encoding dihydrolipoamide acetyltransferase family protein, with translation MALIDMVMPKMGESIMECTVITWLKKPGDRIETDESVLEVATDKVDTEVPAPCNGILKELLVKDGDVVAVGAPIARIEAEESAITESEPVAGGSQPNETASDDADQTPKGIGDIANVPAETESIEITESARELEATISAMSSRPATVVANATAFPDRFYSPLVLNIAKEERISRDELDRIPGSGAENRVTKKDILAYVIDRAEGRLPGIGSAGQGARSTGFQTTPSQHPAPSSLPPAPRSLNGQTDIIQMDRMRKMIAQRMVESKQISPHVSSFVEADLTPVVEWRTKIKDRFKQQTGENLTYTPILLEAIVKAIKDFPMINISVEGDQILVKKAINIGMAVALPSGNLIVPVIHNADQYNLVGLTKKVNDLTKRARENKLTADDLAGGTYTFSNIGMFGNLMGTPIIVQPQVAIMAFGAIVKKPAVIETPQGDFIGIRQLMFLSHSYDHRVVDGSLGGQFVRRVADYLEKFDTTLKI, from the coding sequence ATGGCTCTCATCGATATGGTCATGCCCAAAATGGGCGAAAGTATAATGGAATGTACGGTCATCACCTGGTTGAAAAAACCTGGTGACCGCATTGAAACCGACGAATCGGTATTGGAAGTAGCGACCGACAAAGTGGATACTGAAGTCCCCGCTCCCTGCAATGGCATTTTGAAAGAGTTGTTGGTAAAAGATGGCGATGTCGTTGCCGTTGGAGCCCCTATTGCCCGGATTGAAGCCGAGGAGTCCGCTATAACTGAGTCAGAGCCTGTTGCTGGTGGGTCGCAACCCAACGAAACGGCCTCGGATGATGCGGATCAGACACCCAAAGGAATTGGAGACATCGCCAATGTACCTGCCGAAACCGAAAGCATTGAAATAACCGAATCGGCCCGCGAGTTGGAAGCCACTATTTCGGCTATGAGCAGCCGCCCCGCAACGGTGGTAGCCAATGCAACCGCTTTCCCTGATCGCTTCTACTCACCTTTAGTGCTGAATATCGCGAAGGAGGAACGTATTTCCCGCGATGAGCTTGATCGGATTCCGGGCTCTGGCGCCGAAAATCGGGTTACTAAAAAGGATATACTTGCCTACGTCATTGATCGGGCAGAAGGAAGATTGCCAGGCATAGGGAGCGCGGGGCAAGGAGCGCGGAGTACTGGCTTCCAGACTACGCCATCCCAACACCCAGCACCGAGCTCCCTGCCCCCTGCCCCACGCTCCCTAAACGGCCAGACTGATATTATTCAGATGGATCGTATGCGGAAAATGATTGCACAGCGTATGGTGGAGTCGAAGCAGATTTCCCCGCACGTCAGCTCGTTTGTCGAAGCCGATCTGACGCCTGTTGTTGAATGGCGTACGAAGATCAAAGATCGATTTAAGCAACAAACCGGCGAAAATCTAACGTACACGCCTATTCTGCTTGAAGCCATCGTGAAAGCGATTAAAGACTTTCCGATGATTAACATTTCGGTGGAGGGTGACCAGATCTTAGTAAAAAAAGCTATCAATATTGGCATGGCAGTAGCCCTACCAAGTGGCAATCTGATTGTCCCCGTCATTCACAACGCTGACCAATATAATCTGGTCGGCTTGACTAAAAAAGTGAATGACCTTACCAAACGGGCTCGAGAAAATAAGCTTACTGCCGATGATTTGGCGGGTGGAACCTATACGTTCTCCAATATCGGAATGTTCGGCAACCTGATGGGTACACCTATTATTGTGCAGCCTCAGGTAGCCATTATGGCCTTCGGAGCGATTGTTAAAAAACCAGCTGTTATCGAAACGCCACAAGGTGATTTTATCGGCATCCGACAATTAATGTTCCTTTCGCATTCCTATGATCATCGTGTTGTCGATGGGTCGTTAGGCGGCCAGTTCGTACGGCGCGTAGCCGATTATTTAGAAAAATTTGATACAACCTTAAAAATCTGA
- a CDS encoding DUF4159 domain-containing protein, translating into MKKLLLTVFIIHCSLCIAQGQYAYKIAKLKYNGGGDWYANKTSLPNLIKFVNANLRMNIFPEEDIVEPGSPDLFGYPFVHMTGHGNITFSDADVQNMRRYLMSGGFLHIDDNYGLDKFIRREMKKVFPELNFVELPFNHPVYQQKFKFASGLPKVHEHDGKAPQGFGLIYQGRLICFYSYECDLGNGWEDQSVYNDPEPVRQQALRMGANLLQYATTTN; encoded by the coding sequence ATGAAAAAGCTATTGCTGACAGTATTCATTATTCACTGTTCATTATGCATTGCCCAGGGTCAATATGCCTATAAAATTGCCAAGTTGAAATACAATGGCGGGGGAGACTGGTATGCCAACAAAACCTCGTTGCCGAACCTGATAAAGTTTGTCAATGCTAATTTGCGGATGAATATCTTCCCGGAAGAGGACATTGTTGAACCCGGTAGCCCCGATCTTTTTGGCTATCCGTTTGTTCATATGACGGGCCACGGCAACATTACATTTAGCGATGCCGATGTACAGAATATGCGCCGTTATCTGATGTCGGGTGGTTTTTTACACATCGACGATAACTATGGATTGGATAAGTTCATTCGTCGGGAAATGAAGAAAGTGTTTCCCGAACTCAATTTTGTTGAGCTTCCTTTCAACCATCCCGTCTATCAGCAGAAGTTCAAATTTGCGAGTGGTTTACCTAAAGTGCATGAGCATGATGGCAAAGCCCCACAGGGTTTCGGCCTGATTTATCAGGGTAGATTAATCTGTTTTTACAGCTATGAGTGCGATTTGGGTAATGGTTGGGAGGATCAGAGTGTTTATAATGACCCCGAGCCGGTTCGTCAGCAGGCTTTACGTATGGGCGCCAATCTATTACAATATGCGACGACCACAAATTAA